TCATTCGCCAATTTCAAAACAAAATTTTCTGAAACGTCAACGAAAGTATTTGGCTCCGGATGGGCTTGGCTCGTGATAAACAAAGATGGAAAACTTGAAATTGGTTCCACTCCTAATCAGGATAATCCGTTGATGGATGTTTCAGAACTAAAAGGAAATCCGATAATCGGGCTGGATGTTTGGGAACACGCTTATTATCTCAAGTACCAGAATAAACGCGCAGATTACGTTGCAGGTTGGTGGAATATTGTAAACTGGGATGAAGCAGGAAAAATGTTTAATGGCTAATGGTTAATGGGCATCTCTAAAATCCCAAAATACAAATCCCAAATGACAAATAAATTCCAAATTCAAATACCAAAATCCGAAACGAATACAGTTTTGCTTTGTTTTGGTCATTTGAATTTTGATGATTGGATATTATTTGTGTTTTGTTTTTTGTGATTTGAGTTTTTAGAGGTTCCCTAATGGAAATACATCAACCCTTAAACATCAACCATCAACCATTGTTGGGATTTATTCCTATCTTCGCTTTATAAATAAATCATTATGATAACCGGAACTATTTTACTTGGAATGCTCGGCACAACGGAAATTATCCTGATTGTGGTTGTAGTTCTTCTTCTCTTTGGCGGGAAAAAAATTCCTGAACTCATGCGCGGACTCGGAAGGGGCATGAAGGAATTTAAAGACGCACAGAAAGGCGTTGACTCCACCACAGAAGAGAAAAAAGAAGAGCCGAAATAAACTGCCATCATTAAAAGTCATGACCATTGGCAATTAGTTTTGCCAATGATTAATGATTTCCTCCTTATTCTCACAATTAGATTAGGCAATGAATGACTATCATTGGCTTC
This is a stretch of genomic DNA from Bacteroidota bacterium. It encodes these proteins:
- the tatA gene encoding twin-arginine translocase TatA/TatE family subunit, with amino-acid sequence MLGTTEIILIVVVVLLLFGGKKIPELMRGLGRGMKEFKDAQKGVDSTTEEKKEEPK